DNA from Pelagicoccus sp. SDUM812003:
ATTCTTCGGCTTCAAGTAACCGGTGTACTTATCCATCTCCCCAAAGTTCGGATACACGCACCATTGGCCGATTTCATGACTCACCACCGGCACCGTGCGCTCTCCGATGATATCGCGATAGTCGGTGCGGGTTTCCGGAGGCTTGGCGTTGATGCGCGATTTCAGGCCCTCTTCCCACTGCTGGATACGCGGTTCGGAGCGGATATGAAAATCGTTTTGCGGTACCTCTGGCCAAGCCGCCGTGCAGGTATAGAGTCGGCGTGGGTCCGCCGTCTTACGACGTTTCACCCAGTCGTCTAACCATGCGTCGCTATTGTCTCCGGCTGGTTCATTGCCGGCCGCCATCAGCACGAAGGAAGGATGGTTGCCGTAGGCCTGCAGGATGCGCTGCGTCTCCGCTTCGATCCATGCGTCAGCTGGCTTGCCGTCGCCGACGGTCGCTCCTTGATTAGGCCAGGTTGCCGCTTCGACCTGCAGGTAGACCCCCAGCTCGTCCGCAGCAGTGAAGGCGGCTCTGGGCGGGCACCAGGAATGAAAGCGCACATGGTTGAGCCCATGCGACTGGATAATCCTATAAACCCTCCGCCAAGAATCCACATCGAGCGGCGGGTGCCCAGTACGCGGATACACGGCGCAGTCCAGCGTGCCGCGTAGGAAAAGCTTGCGACCGTTTATCGTCAGTTGACGTCCAATAGCATCGATCTTCCGCAAACCAAAAGAAATCGTCTGCTCCGCGACCGTAGTCTCCGTAGCGACCGCCACCTTCAACTGATGCACCACTGGATTGAATTCATCCCAGGTTTGCACATCTGGCCCGAGTGAGAACATCGTTTCGAATGCTTGAGCGTCGCCATCGAAGTGAAAAGAAACGGCATCCCTACCGTCGTTTCTCTCATTCACGGCCAGCTCCACCGAACCGGCGACTGGTTTTCCCGTCACGTTTCGCAGCACGCCGCTCACCGAAAGGTTTCCAGCTGACACATCCGGAAACACCTGTACGTTTTCCACCCATACCGGAGAGCTTGCTTGTAAGGTCAGCTCACCTACAATCCCGTTCCAGTTGCCTTGGGTATGATCGGAGATGGAGTGCGAGTTCTCGCCGATCTCAAATTGCACCGAGTTGTCCACGCGAATGGTGAGTACATGCCGTCCCGGAGACACGGACGCTCCCAGCTCGTAAACATGGGCGACTGAGAGCGCGTCATTGGAACCGAGCAAAACGTCATCCAGCCAAACGGTGGTCTTCCAGTGAGGACGCTCAAGGCTCAGCGTCACTCGTTTGCCTCGCCAGTCCGAAGGGATCTCCACTTCTCGCTGATACCAAGCAACTCCGGAATAGTAGGTTTCCGGCTGCAGCCAAAACGGCACCTTTAGGTTGTCCGGCTCGCGATACGGAGCGTATTTGTCCTCTGTATACCACGACGGATCGAAAACGCTGCCTACCCAGGGCGTCTCAACCGTAATGGGATCGCCAATACCCTGCCCCGGCAGAGACCCTGGCAGCTCGATTTTTTCAGAGAGCTTTTGGGCAAACCAGCGTTGTTCGACGCCCGCGTTGTCGCGGTCGAGTTGCAGGCGCCAGGAACCGGCGAGCGAGATGGAATCGGCAGAACCGAGAGCGGTGGACATCATAGATAAACAAGTCAGAACGATGGGAGCGGCTAGAAACCGCATTTTAGTCATGAGCTCAGTTTTGGAGTTGAGAGACGGTTTAAACCTGATCAATGGAAGCTTTGAGATCAGCGGCCGCAGCGGAGCTGGGGTTTTCTTCCAAAAGCGTATCCAGCAACTCGGCCGCTTCTTTCTTCTGACCAAGACCGAACCGAGCCTGGGCCTCCAGAAGTCGAGCGGTGAAGCGCTGGCTCTGGTCAAGGTCCTCGTCGAATAGCAGCATCGTCGGCAGAGAGGTGGCGAAATAGTCGATCGAGGCCGGCGTTTCAGCGAGCTCCTGAGCGTACTCCAGCAGCGAATTGAGCAACTCGCGCGCCTCCTCGGTCTGGCCAAGGCGTTCCTTGGCTCGAGCGGTGAAGTATGTAGTCTCGGAGTAACGACGCACGCTCATGCCTTGGAAGTCGCCTTTGAAACCTGCAGCGGCCTGCCAATGGGTTCTGGCCGCTGCGTCGTCCCCAAGTTTGGCATGGGCTTCGCCCAGCCACCAGTGGGCCTCGCTAGGATTGACCAGAAGATGTCGGGCCTCGCCAAGGTTCCTCGGAATCTCCAAGGCTGCAGCGAAATGCTCTTTGGCCGCGAGAGCGTCGCCGCGCTTCAAATTTTTCCTTCCGAGAAGAATGCGAGCTCGCATGTATTCGCGAGAAACGAGCCCTTCGCCCCCTTCCCACGGCTGGAACACTCGCGATTGAAGCAGTTCCAGCGCTTCCTCGGGGAGTCCCGTCTGGTTGAGTAAAGCGGCCACCTCCACGACGAGGTCATCCCGTTGGCCAACGCATTCCTTCACCTTGTTCAAAGCCTGGAGACGTTTTTCCGGACTGTGTCCGAGCCGCTTCCACAACTGGTCGCGCTCGTAATGGAGCCGTGCGTCTGACGGTGCGCATTGGATTGCCTGATCGTAAGCCCGTTGAGCTTCGTCGGGCTGTTTGCGGATATTGAAGTAAGCGATCCCCAAGCATCGCCAAACGACTGCATCCTCTTTATGGATACTCACCGATGCTTCCCAATGCTCGATCGCCTCCTCATGTCGGCGTCGGTCGTAAAGCCAGAACCCGAGCAGCGCATGGGCTCGATTGTCCTTGTTGTCGGCCTCGATCGCAGCTCGCAGCACGGTTTGCTCTTCCAAGCGCGCGGGGAAACACCTTTCGGCGCTCGCCTCTCGGGCCGCCTTGCGGCAGCGAGTCGCCTCTGCGGATCGGCCCAACTTCTCATTCAGCCAGGCCCGCGTGTATTCAACAATCGGTACGGAGCCGCCTTCTGGATCAGGAGTAGCTGTTTCCAGCGCCTCTAACGCTTCCAGCCAAAGGCTTGCTCGAGCGAAGTCGTGCGCCACGTCGAGTCGCAGCTGATTGTCGTCCGGAATCTCTTCATCCCGCAACCAAGCCGCCCAGACGTCTTGCAGATCGGTTTCGAGAATCTCCTCCAAGGTCGACGCCGACCAGTTCTCAAGACCGCAGCGGGCGTAAACGATCGCCTGCAGGTTGCGGACGCGAAGATTGTCTTCATCGAGGCGACGGGCACGGGTGAGGTTGACGTCCGCTTCCGCCCAGCGTGCTCGACCGATTTCGATCTCGGCCATCGCCAGTTGGGACGCGCCCTCCCAGGCTTGATTCCAGGACGCCTTGGCGAACGCGGCATAGGCCTCCTCATCGCGATCGAGAAACCGCAAGCAGCGTCCGAGCTGGTAGTAGGCTTCGCCGTCTGCGGGATTCGGATTGCGCGAAACGAGCCGAGCCAAGCTGGCCCGAAAGTGGTCTTCAGCGAGGGCGAACTCTCCTCTGCGCAGTCGCCAACGTCCCAATGCAAGATTGCAGCGGCTGTCTCCTGGATCGCGACGCAGCGCCTCCCGCC
Protein-coding regions in this window:
- a CDS encoding DUF5107 domain-containing protein, whose product is MPCDYRSPTSQSVSVSQETAEFPTYLPKTPDRHPQFLEKRVYQGSSGRVYPLPVCDAIESEVQPKSWEVVYIENEYLKVTILPELGGRIHRIWDKIREHDLIYYQPMIKPALVGLAGPWVSGGIEFNWPQHHRPSTTLPTFVDIEEEEDGSATVWLSEHDPMARMKGMHGVRLQPGIARVELRARAYNRTDDVQTFLWWANAGLEAHEQYQSFFPPDVSYVADHAKRAMSTFPLCDGSYYGVDYAERAKNGVPAHETPRKYFPPKDSEGNTPAPNDLSWYANIPVPTSYMCMGSTGDFCGGYDHRAGIGIVHIADHHIAPGKKQWTWGNQEFGYAWDRNLTDARDDGSHPPYIELMAGVFTDNQPDFSFLQPGETKKWSQFWYPIYDIGVPRQANEEAAVDLRLPEKGRRAEARISVTRSLPSALVQIVAADGRLLAEETVELLPCHAGIVQLNLAKGCDLTDLQLVVRDGDGAEIIRYRPQKTVREEPPAPAEAPPAPEQVASSDELYLIGLHLEQYRHATRCPTLYWREALRRDPGDSRCNLALGRWRLRRGEFALAEDHFRASLARLVSRNPNPADGEAYYQLGRCLRFLDRDEEAYAAFAKASWNQAWEGASQLAMAEIEIGRARWAEADVNLTRARRLDEDNLRVRNLQAIVYARCGLENWSASTLEEILETDLQDVWAAWLRDEEIPDDNQLRLDVAHDFARASLWLEALEALETATPDPEGGSVPIVEYTRAWLNEKLGRSAEATRCRKAAREASAERCFPARLEEQTVLRAAIEADNKDNRAHALLGFWLYDRRRHEEAIEHWEASVSIHKEDAVVWRCLGIAYFNIRKQPDEAQRAYDQAIQCAPSDARLHYERDQLWKRLGHSPEKRLQALNKVKECVGQRDDLVVEVAALLNQTGLPEEALELLQSRVFQPWEGGEGLVSREYMRARILLGRKNLKRGDALAAKEHFAAALEIPRNLGEARHLLVNPSEAHWWLGEAHAKLGDDAAARTHWQAAAGFKGDFQGMSVRRYSETTYFTARAKERLGQTEEARELLNSLLEYAQELAETPASIDYFATSLPTMLLFDEDLDQSQRFTARLLEAQARFGLGQKKEAAELLDTLLEENPSSAAAADLKASIDQV
- a CDS encoding sugar-binding domain-containing protein is translated as MTKMRFLAAPIVLTCLSMMSTALGSADSISLAGSWRLQLDRDNAGVEQRWFAQKLSEKIELPGSLPGQGIGDPITVETPWVGSVFDPSWYTEDKYAPYREPDNLKVPFWLQPETYYSGVAWYQREVEIPSDWRGKRVTLSLERPHWKTTVWLDDVLLGSNDALSVAHVYELGASVSPGRHVLTIRVDNSVQFEIGENSHSISDHTQGNWNGIVGELTLQASSPVWVENVQVFPDVSAGNLSVSGVLRNVTGKPVAGSVELAVNERNDGRDAVSFHFDGDAQAFETMFSLGPDVQTWDEFNPVVHQLKVAVATETTVAEQTISFGLRKIDAIGRQLTINGRKLFLRGTLDCAVYPRTGHPPLDVDSWRRVYRIIQSHGLNHVRFHSWCPPRAAFTAADELGVYLQVEAATWPNQGATVGDGKPADAWIEAETQRILQAYGNHPSFVLMAAGNEPAGDNSDAWLDDWVKRRKTADPRRLYTCTAAWPEVPQNDFHIRSEPRIQQWEEGLKSRINAKPPETRTDYRDIIGERTVPVVSHEIGQWCVYPNFGEMDKYTGYLKPKNFEIFQETLAEAGMAEQAHDFLIASGKLQTLCYKEDIESALRTPEMGGFQLLGLSDFSGQGTALVGVLDAFWEEKGYVSPAEFRRFCAPTVPLARFDRRVFTADETLIAEVEVAHFGPQPLNAAEATWRLIDEQDGVAEEGAFAPTDIAVGHGNALGRVELPLGDMVAPARYRFEVSVPTSEGRAVNDWGIWVYPSEKDVSVEAPKGVLIVDALDAAAKERLEAGGVVVLTLPPDHVAPDPENGPIALGFSSIFWNTAWTNGQAPHTLGILCDPDHPAFADFPTDSHSDWQWWYAVSKAAPMILDDLPLPIQPIVQVVDDWVTNRKLALVWEARVGTGRLLVTSIDFSGELDPVRRQLVASLLNYAQSDAFSPQHTVTPEAVRALIASETKAP